The following are encoded together in the Danaus plexippus chromosome 15, MEX_DaPlex, whole genome shotgun sequence genome:
- the LOC116766088 gene encoding vascular endothelial growth factor receptor 1 isoform X6, whose product MLQWTFPRLKSKGLILNDTNEQNVTDGILYYHITIVNATEEDEGNYTCISKNSNSKQLTTTKKVYKGKQGFIILTKGKSRDGPLETKQGSIKLQYQIEDYPPCTYYVMKNNDKLPVESEKYKLSRQKGSIILHIKNLNISDTANYTLVASNKDVTKNVTYDIRKKAAPIVDFGPESDKRYELHQMATLKCEAIGYPLPTVEWIFSDKRGEEQTIQATQNIAESLIKVTSYLTFNVRTSGNITCHAFNGMNTTDSTRRFLVYEIAGGFGIKNSDDTWFPERQQVVLRCYASKYDFVNVTWRRHDDEKITGHEIKVLESEFSYIAELIINSVRVEDAGTYTCVGYKENMEENQMINLTVAETQLPVVTQPNKKTELEVNPYQPIRISCQASAVPPPQITWFKDGEYLLNNSNVEIFTENLNQTTVNSSIDIKQMLEDYKGKYECVAESGGQIRSGIYNVVLKDKYTYRSAIYLSIIAVVVFLLVLLMTYLIWKRREEQQFKRELAKAGLLNFNEGVTRSLNPELGIDEQAELLPYNQRFEFPSEKLILGKQLGAGAFGVVYKAEARGIVNAEETTPVAVKMVKKTADNMYIKALASELKIMVHLGKHINIVNLLGACTKNVGKRELIVIVEYCKFGNIHNYMQRHREVFIDQLTENKERNLGKVNRAFSSSTASSGMHSDYFSSNHSQNTDHTFINTANTNRSARKDNANQQVEFVGVSETGYVQPEWRSNYEGDYNYDGRSPRPLTSRDLLAWAFQIARGMEYLASRKVLHGDLAARNVLLAEDNIVKICDFGLARSIYKNDEYKKQADGPLPVKWLAIECMIDRIFSTQSDVWSFGIVLWELFSLAKTPYPNISPAHLIEWLNSGNRLDKPQYADDRLYDVMLRCWEQKPTARPNFSQLQEILGSFLEDNVRNHYVDLNSAYMDLNVKTEGQEDYLAMVCAPDYNNMVTPSPHHYVNDARSFFPPTPTQLQHDDEGYLQMSPANRSIFSPREPTTKFDFDARKLNPRVSEPNSQGSELTQLLTLNNLPARGGSESDHDGNTSPYLNMCPRIDEETDDVFETKQYNFKNAHNNQNTAVSNPTYIKFDVELEKKPQNNSNNYINVNVPNGLVK is encoded by the exons ATGTTACAATGGACTTTTCCGAGACTAAAATCAAAG ggCCTAATTTTAAACGACACGAACGAACAAAATGTTACTGACGGTATcctatattatcatataaccATAGTAAACGCAACTGAGGAAGATGAAGGAAATTACACTTGTATATCAAAAAACAGCAACAGCAAACAACTAACAACCACCAAAAAAGTCTACAAAG gTAAACAGGGTTTTATTATTCTCACAAAAGGGAAAAGCAGAGATGGTCCACTAGAAACCAAACAAGGTTCTATAAAACTTCAGTATCAAATCGAAGACTATCCTCCATGTACATATTACGT AATGAAAAACAATGATAAGTTGCCAGTAGAGAGCGAAAAATACAAATTGAGCAGACAAAAAGGATCCATAatattgcatataaaaaatttaaatatatcagatACAGCCAACTATACATTAGTTGCCAGTAATAAGGATGTCACTAAAAATGTTACGTACGACATTCGAAAAAAAG CTGCTCCAATTGTGGACTTCGGACCAGAATCTGATAAAAGATATGAATTACATCAAATGGCAACACTAAAATGTGAAGCGATTGGGTATCCTCTACCTACCGTCGAGTGGATATTTTCGGATAAGCGTGGCGAAGAACAAACAATTCAG GCGACACAAAATATTGCCGAGTCTTTAATAAAAGTGACGTCTTATCTCACTTTTAATGTTCGTACTTCGGGAAATATAACGTGCCATGCCTTTAATGGAATGAACACCACGGATTCCACAAGAAGATTTCTTGTGTATGAGATAGCAGGAGGTTTCGGTATTAAGAATAGCGACGACACTTGGTTCCCTGAACGACAACAGGTTGTTTTAAGATGCTATGCATCTAAGTACGACTTTGTCAACGTAACATGGCGTCGGCATGATGACGAAAAAATTACTGGACATG aaatTAAGGTATTGGAGTCAGAATTTTCATACATAGCcgagttaataataaatagcgtGAGGGTTGAGGATGCAGGTACTTATACTTGTGTaggatataaagaaaatatggaGGAGAATCAAATGATAAACCTTACTGTAGCAG AAACTCAACTTCCTGTTGTAACTCAACCAAACAAAAAGACAGAACTTGAAGTTAACCCATATCAACCAATCAGAATTAGTTGCCAAGCAAGCGCTGTACCTCCGCCTCAAATAACGTGGTTTAAg gaTGGAGAATATCTGTTGAATAACAGcaatgttgaaatatttactgAGAACCTTAATCAAACCACAGTTAATTCATCCATTGATATAAAGCAAATGCTGGAAGATTATAAAGGGAAATACGAATGCGTTGCGGAAAGCGGTGGTCAAATTAGAAGTGGAATATACAATGTCGTATTAAaag ATAAATATACGTATCGCTCcgcaatatatttaagtataattgcTGTTGTGGTGTTTctacttgttttattaatgacatATTTGATATGGAAAAGACGTGAAGAGCAACAATTTAAGAGGGAATTGGCGAAGGCTGGTTTACTAAATTTCAATGAAGGTGTTACTAGATCTCTTAATCCGGAGCTTGGGATCGACGAACAGGCCGAGCTCTTACCTTACAATCAAAGATTTGAGTTCCCAtctgaaaaacttattttag GTAAGCAATTGGGAGCAGGTGCTTTCGGCGTTGTATACAAAGCTGAAGCCCGGGGTATCGTCAACGCTGAAGAAACAACTCCAGTCGCCGTCAAGATGGTGAAGAAAACAGCcgataatatgtatataaaggcACTGGCCTCTGAACTGAAGATAATGGTCCATCTTGGAAAACACATTAACATAGTAAACTTATTAGGCGCTTGTACTAAAAATGTTGGGAAAC GGGAATTGATTGTAATCGTGGAATACTGTAAGTTTGGTAACATACATAACTACATGCAGAGACACAGAGAAGTTTTTATAGATCAACTCACTGAAAATAAAGAGAGGAATCTTGGGAAAGTAAATAGAGCCTTTTCCAGCAGTACCGCTAGTAGTGG AATGCATTCGGATTATTTCAGTTCGAACCACTCTCAAAACACAGACCACACATTTATTAATACGGCGAACACAAACAGGTCTGCAAGGAAAG ATAATGCTAATCAACAAGTGGAATTCGTTGGAG tatcAGAGACAGGATACGTCCAACCGGAATGGCGATCCAATTATGAAGGCGACTACAATTATGACGGACGCAGCCCACGCCCTCTCACCTCCCGAGATCTCTTAGCTTGGGCATTTCAAATTGCTAGAGGAATGGAATATTTAGCAAGTAGAAAG GTTCTACATGGAGATTTAGCAGCAAGAAATGTCCTTTTAGCCGAAGATAATATCGTAAAAATTTGCGACTTTGGTTTAGCTAGAAGCATTTACAAAAATGACGAATACAAGAAGCAAGCAGAT GGCCCACTACCGGTTAAATGGTTGGCGATTGAGTGCATGATTGACCGAATATTCTCGACGCAGTCCGATGTTTGGTCTTTTGGTATTGTGTTATGGGAATTGTTTTCTCTTGCCAAAACACCTTACCCTAACATAAGTCCCGCACACCTCATAGAGTGGCTTAATAGTGG GAATCGCTTGGATAAACCCCAATACGCTGACGATCGCTTATACGACGTTATGCTTCGTTGTTGGGAACAAAAGCCCACAGCAAGACCTAATTTCTCACAACTACAGGAAATACTTGGTTCTTTCCTGGAAGATAATGTCCGCAAT CACTATGTTGACCTAAACTCGGCGTACATGGATTTGAATGTGAAGACAGAAGGTCAAGAGGACTATTTAGCAATGGTTTGCGCTCCTGATTACAATAATATGGTAACTCCAAGCCCTCATCATTACGTCAACGACGCTAGGAGTTTTTTTCCACCTACACCAACACAACTTCAGCAcg ACGACGAAGGCTATTTGCAAATGAGCCCAGCGAACCGATCTATATTCAGCCCACGAGAACCGACCACCAAATTTGATTTCGATGCACGCAAATTAAACCCAAGGGTTTCTGAACCAAATAGTCAGGGCTCTGAGTTAACACAGTTATTAACTTTGAATAACTTGCCAGCCAGAGGCGGTTCTGAATCCGACCACGATGGTAATACTTCTCCTTATCTCAACATGTGCCCACGTATCGACGAAGAAACCGACGATGTTTTTGAGACGAAGcagtacaattttaaaaatgcacATAATAATCAAAACACCGCTGTATCTAATCccacttatattaaattcgatGTGGAGTTGGAGAAGAAACCTCAGAATAATTCCAATAATTACATCAACGTCAACGTGCCGAATGGTCtagtcaaataa
- the LOC116766088 gene encoding vascular endothelial growth factor receptor 1 isoform X5, translating to MSCIWSWRLLTVLGTIITCSYTLAFSNSIETAKNAEAPKPTIQSDSIYFLEGETFSLNCTVTSQPPLMLQWTFPRLKSKGLILNDTNEQNVTDGILYYHITIVNATEEDEGNYTCISKNSNSKQLTTTKKVYKGKQGFIILTKGKSRDGPLETKQGSIKLQYQIEDYPPCTYYVMKNNDKLPVESEKYKLSRQKGSIILHIKNLNISDTANYTLVASNKDVTKNVTYDIRKKAAPIVDFGPESDKRYELHQMATLKCEAIGYPLPTVEWIFSDKRGEEQTIQATQNIAESLIKVTSYLTFNVRTSGNITCHAFNGMNTTDSTRRFLVYEIAGGFGIKNSDDTWFPERQQVVLRCYASKYDFVNVTWRRHDDEKITGHEIKVLESEFSYIAELIINSVRVEDAGTYTCVGYKENMEENQMINLTVAETQLPVVTQPNKKTELEVNPYQPIRISCQASAVPPPQITWFKDGEYLLNNSNVEIFTENLNQTTVNSSIDIKQMLEDYKGKYECVAESGGQIRSGIYNVVLKDKYTYRSAIYLSIIAVVVFLLVLLMTYLIWKRREEQQFKRELAKAGLLNFNEGVTRSLNPELGIDEQAELLPYNQRFEFPSEKLILGKQLGAGAFGVVYKAEARGIVNAEETTPVAVKMVKKTADNMYIKALASELKIMVHLGKHINIVNLLGACTKNVGKRELIVIVEYCKFGNIHNYMQRHREVFIDQLTENKERNLGKVNRAFSSSTASSGMHSDYFSSNHSQNTDHTFINTANTNRSARKDNANQQVEFVGVSETGYVQPEWRSNYEGDYNYDGRSPRPLTSRDLLAWAFQIARGMEYLASRKVLHGDLAARNVLLAEDNIVKICDFGLARSIYKNDEYKKQADGPLPVKWLAIECMIDRIFSTQSDVWSFGIVLWELFSLAKTPYPNISPAHLIEWLNSGNRLDKPQYADDRLYDVMLRCWEQKPTARPNFSQLQEILGSFLEDNVRNHYVDLNSAYMDLNVKTEGQEDYLAMVCAPDYNNMVTPSPHHYVNDARSFFPPTPTQLQHDDEGYLQMSPANRSIFSPREPTTKFDFDARKLNPRVSEPNSQGSELTQLLTLNNLPARGGSESDHDGNTSPYLNMCPRIDEETDDVFETKQYNFKNAHNNQNTAVSNPTYIKFDVELEKKPQNNSNNYINVNVPNGLVK from the exons ctaAAAATGCAGAGGCTCCAAAACCTACCATCCAAAGTGACTCCATATATTTCTTGGAGGGAGAAACCTTTTCTCTGAATTGCACCGTAACATCACAACCCCCGCTCATGTTACAATGGACTTTTCCGAGACTAAAATCAAAG ggCCTAATTTTAAACGACACGAACGAACAAAATGTTACTGACGGTATcctatattatcatataaccATAGTAAACGCAACTGAGGAAGATGAAGGAAATTACACTTGTATATCAAAAAACAGCAACAGCAAACAACTAACAACCACCAAAAAAGTCTACAAAG gTAAACAGGGTTTTATTATTCTCACAAAAGGGAAAAGCAGAGATGGTCCACTAGAAACCAAACAAGGTTCTATAAAACTTCAGTATCAAATCGAAGACTATCCTCCATGTACATATTACGT AATGAAAAACAATGATAAGTTGCCAGTAGAGAGCGAAAAATACAAATTGAGCAGACAAAAAGGATCCATAatattgcatataaaaaatttaaatatatcagatACAGCCAACTATACATTAGTTGCCAGTAATAAGGATGTCACTAAAAATGTTACGTACGACATTCGAAAAAAAG CTGCTCCAATTGTGGACTTCGGACCAGAATCTGATAAAAGATATGAATTACATCAAATGGCAACACTAAAATGTGAAGCGATTGGGTATCCTCTACCTACCGTCGAGTGGATATTTTCGGATAAGCGTGGCGAAGAACAAACAATTCAG GCGACACAAAATATTGCCGAGTCTTTAATAAAAGTGACGTCTTATCTCACTTTTAATGTTCGTACTTCGGGAAATATAACGTGCCATGCCTTTAATGGAATGAACACCACGGATTCCACAAGAAGATTTCTTGTGTATGAGATAGCAGGAGGTTTCGGTATTAAGAATAGCGACGACACTTGGTTCCCTGAACGACAACAGGTTGTTTTAAGATGCTATGCATCTAAGTACGACTTTGTCAACGTAACATGGCGTCGGCATGATGACGAAAAAATTACTGGACATG aaatTAAGGTATTGGAGTCAGAATTTTCATACATAGCcgagttaataataaatagcgtGAGGGTTGAGGATGCAGGTACTTATACTTGTGTaggatataaagaaaatatggaGGAGAATCAAATGATAAACCTTACTGTAGCAG AAACTCAACTTCCTGTTGTAACTCAACCAAACAAAAAGACAGAACTTGAAGTTAACCCATATCAACCAATCAGAATTAGTTGCCAAGCAAGCGCTGTACCTCCGCCTCAAATAACGTGGTTTAAg gaTGGAGAATATCTGTTGAATAACAGcaatgttgaaatatttactgAGAACCTTAATCAAACCACAGTTAATTCATCCATTGATATAAAGCAAATGCTGGAAGATTATAAAGGGAAATACGAATGCGTTGCGGAAAGCGGTGGTCAAATTAGAAGTGGAATATACAATGTCGTATTAAaag ATAAATATACGTATCGCTCcgcaatatatttaagtataattgcTGTTGTGGTGTTTctacttgttttattaatgacatATTTGATATGGAAAAGACGTGAAGAGCAACAATTTAAGAGGGAATTGGCGAAGGCTGGTTTACTAAATTTCAATGAAGGTGTTACTAGATCTCTTAATCCGGAGCTTGGGATCGACGAACAGGCCGAGCTCTTACCTTACAATCAAAGATTTGAGTTCCCAtctgaaaaacttattttag GTAAGCAATTGGGAGCAGGTGCTTTCGGCGTTGTATACAAAGCTGAAGCCCGGGGTATCGTCAACGCTGAAGAAACAACTCCAGTCGCCGTCAAGATGGTGAAGAAAACAGCcgataatatgtatataaaggcACTGGCCTCTGAACTGAAGATAATGGTCCATCTTGGAAAACACATTAACATAGTAAACTTATTAGGCGCTTGTACTAAAAATGTTGGGAAAC GGGAATTGATTGTAATCGTGGAATACTGTAAGTTTGGTAACATACATAACTACATGCAGAGACACAGAGAAGTTTTTATAGATCAACTCACTGAAAATAAAGAGAGGAATCTTGGGAAAGTAAATAGAGCCTTTTCCAGCAGTACCGCTAGTAGTGG AATGCATTCGGATTATTTCAGTTCGAACCACTCTCAAAACACAGACCACACATTTATTAATACGGCGAACACAAACAGGTCTGCAAGGAAAG ATAATGCTAATCAACAAGTGGAATTCGTTGGAG tatcAGAGACAGGATACGTCCAACCGGAATGGCGATCCAATTATGAAGGCGACTACAATTATGACGGACGCAGCCCACGCCCTCTCACCTCCCGAGATCTCTTAGCTTGGGCATTTCAAATTGCTAGAGGAATGGAATATTTAGCAAGTAGAAAG GTTCTACATGGAGATTTAGCAGCAAGAAATGTCCTTTTAGCCGAAGATAATATCGTAAAAATTTGCGACTTTGGTTTAGCTAGAAGCATTTACAAAAATGACGAATACAAGAAGCAAGCAGAT GGCCCACTACCGGTTAAATGGTTGGCGATTGAGTGCATGATTGACCGAATATTCTCGACGCAGTCCGATGTTTGGTCTTTTGGTATTGTGTTATGGGAATTGTTTTCTCTTGCCAAAACACCTTACCCTAACATAAGTCCCGCACACCTCATAGAGTGGCTTAATAGTGG GAATCGCTTGGATAAACCCCAATACGCTGACGATCGCTTATACGACGTTATGCTTCGTTGTTGGGAACAAAAGCCCACAGCAAGACCTAATTTCTCACAACTACAGGAAATACTTGGTTCTTTCCTGGAAGATAATGTCCGCAAT CACTATGTTGACCTAAACTCGGCGTACATGGATTTGAATGTGAAGACAGAAGGTCAAGAGGACTATTTAGCAATGGTTTGCGCTCCTGATTACAATAATATGGTAACTCCAAGCCCTCATCATTACGTCAACGACGCTAGGAGTTTTTTTCCACCTACACCAACACAACTTCAGCAcg ACGACGAAGGCTATTTGCAAATGAGCCCAGCGAACCGATCTATATTCAGCCCACGAGAACCGACCACCAAATTTGATTTCGATGCACGCAAATTAAACCCAAGGGTTTCTGAACCAAATAGTCAGGGCTCTGAGTTAACACAGTTATTAACTTTGAATAACTTGCCAGCCAGAGGCGGTTCTGAATCCGACCACGATGGTAATACTTCTCCTTATCTCAACATGTGCCCACGTATCGACGAAGAAACCGACGATGTTTTTGAGACGAAGcagtacaattttaaaaatgcacATAATAATCAAAACACCGCTGTATCTAATCccacttatattaaattcgatGTGGAGTTGGAGAAGAAACCTCAGAATAATTCCAATAATTACATCAACGTCAACGTGCCGAATGGTCtagtcaaataa